The DNA window AAAAGAAGAGGAAGTACATGGTAAGACAACTTCCAGTAAAGAAGTACTTGCTTCAAAGTAAGACAAACTACAATAAATTAGTAAAGGCCGTTTCTTTTTGAAGCGGCCTTTTTTATGGGATTTTGATTTTTAACTTTATTTCTATTTTAAATATTAACTTATCATAATTTAGAATCATTATATTTTCCTATTTGATTAATTTTGCACCATCATGGAAAATTCAAAGAAAAAAGCAGCCATTGGCTTTATATTTATTACTTTACTGATTGATATTACAGGATGGGGAATCATTATTCCCGTTGTTCCTAAATTAATTGAAGAATTAATTCATGCCGATATCAGCGAAGCCGCAAAATATGGGGGTTGGCTTGGTTTTGCTTATGCATTCACCCAATTTATATTCTCGCCTCTGGTAGGGAATCTGAGCGACAAGTACGGACGAAGACCTGTTATTCTGATTTCTCTTTTCGGTTTTGCTGTGGATTATATTTTTCTGGCATTGGCTCCAACGATATGGTGGCTATTCCTGGGAAGGATTATTGCAGGGATTACCGGGGCAAGTGTAACTACTGCCAGTGCTTACATCGCAGATATTTCTACAGATGAAGACCGGGCTAAAAACTTTGGATTGATAGGAGCTGCCTTTGGATTAGGTTTTATCATCGGGCCGGTTCTTGGGGGTGTACTAGGACACTATGGTGCGAGAGTGCCTTTCTATGCAGCGGCAGGCCTGTGTCTGCTTAATTTCCTTTACGGATATTTCATTCTTCCTGAAAGTTTGGATAAAGATAAAAGAAGAGAGTTTGACTGGAAGAGAGCCAATCCGATTGGTTCATTTAAGTTTTTAGGGAAACACCCGGAAATTTCAGGACTGATTGCTTCATTAATTTTAATCTACATTGCGGGCCACGCCGTGCAAAGTAACTGGAGTTTCTTTACCATGTACAAGTTCAACTGGACAGAAAGAATGGTAGGTATTTCATTAGGAGTAGTCGGTTTATTGGTAGGGCTCGTACAAGGTGGTCTTATCAGATGGACTACCCCAAGATTAGGTGAGCAGAAAAGTATTTATTACGGATTAGCTTTATATGCGGTCGGTATGCTGTTATTTGCTTTCGCTTCAGAAGGCTGGATGATGTTTGTTTTCCTCATTCCATATTGCCTTGGAGGGATCTGTGGCCCGGCACTACAATCGGTTATTACGAAAAGTGTGCCTTCTAATGAACAAGGGGAACTTCAGGGAGCTTTAACCAGTTTAATGAGTGCTACTTCAATCATCGGTCCTCCTATGATGACCAATCTGTTTTACTTTTTCACTCATGATGAAGCGCCCTTTAAGTTTTCGGGAGCGCCGTTCTTCCTGGCATTTATATTAATGGCGATTAGTGTGATCGTAACCTATTCGGCCTTTCATAAGAAAAAGAAAGAGATAAAGGAACTGTAATAAAAATAGAAAATAAAATACATAAGGTTAAGATGGTCATCATTTTAACCTTATTTTTTTAATATTCTGTCTGAAATATTTGCGTACATTGTTCTGTCTTTATGATAATTAATTCCGGATATCAGATGGCCTATGAATCGTATTCCTCAATACAAACCCGATGAGTTTAATCCAATTCTTAATGTTGATTGGGCAGGCAAAAGTATCATCAAAAAAGGATTGAATGAATTCTTTATAGAACCTCTTAACGTACTCAAAGAAGCGGAAACACCCTCACAACCTCACCGTAAAACAGTAACAGACTTTGTATTTATCAAGAAAGGATCGCTGGAAAAGATGGTGTGTTCAGATGTATTTACAGTACAGGAAAGCATGGTGATCCTTTTACCGCCTTATAAAATCCGGACATTTCTTAGAAATACACCTGATATTGAAGGATTTTACTGTCATTTTTCTGATGAGTTTATTGCAGAAGGCCCGGGTCTGAAATATTTGCAGGATATTTTGAATTATATGGATATTTGGAATAATCCTACACTTTATCTGGACGATACGCTTCAAAAAAGGATTGGAGTTATTTTGCAACAAATGGAAAGTCTTTATGAAACAGACGATAATCCTGAGTTACTCAGGCTCTATCTTTTTACTTTACTGGGAGAAGTCCGATATCACGTAGAAAAGCTTCCGAAACAAAATTTATCCATCAACGAAACGGTGGTTTTTCGCTTTCGGAAACTGATTACCACTCAAATTCAAAATATACATTCTGTAAAGGAATTTGCAGATTTACTTCATATTTCGCCCAATCATCTGAATAAATCAATAAAAAAAGTGACCGGTAAAACTGCTTCCGAAATTATCAATGAAGCTCTTTTGATGGAAGCAAAGGCTCTTCTTTCTTTACCTCAATATACCGTTTCGGAAGTAGCGTTTACATTAGGTGTTGAAGATATGTCTTATTTTTCGAGGTTTTTTAAAAAACATACCGGTATCAGCCCATCGGAATATCGGAAGAGGATTGATTTGTCCTATTAATGGGTGTATATGTTCTAACCTTTATTTTGTTGTATTTCAGAATTTTGAAAAAACAATCTGAAGGTCACAAACATGAAACAACTACTGCTTTTTACATTGGGTTTATTGCCTGTATTATATCTTTCTCAAAACAATCCACCTGTTATATTTGAAGCATTGACGGGAAATCGGGGATTTGCCTCTCAGATGACCATCAACAAAGGGTTTCAGGATATTAAAGGTCTTGGATTTTTTAGCGTGGCAAATATTTCCTCGAAATGGTCAGAAGAGGTTTCGAAGGATGCTATGATCCAGGCCAATTTAACTTTTGAATTGGTTAAAAAAATCCGTCTGGTAGGGGGTATGCACTATACTCCTGCCACAGGATTGAGGCCAACTGGCGGATTATTGTATTCATTGACTGTGAAAAACTTTCTCTTTACGATTAATCCCAGGTTTATTGGTTTTTCAAAAAGCAGCATTGCAGAAGGTTTTTTATTGATTGAATATAAACCGGTAATCAACGATCGTTGGCAAGGATATTCCCGTATTCAGGCTTTATATTCTGAGACCATAAAAGACGGAGAGCATGCCCGCAGCTACCTGATGGTAAGAGTTGGAGTAAGCTACAAGGTTATAACATTTGGATTGGGTGGCAATTGGGATCGGTATGGGCCATATAAAGAAAGCAAAGAAAACTATGGGATATTTGCGGCCTTTAGATTATTTCATTAAACAATACAGTATCAATAATCATTAGATTTTATCGTTATGAAAAAGTTTATTTTTAAAACAAATAATTCCTGGACAGGAACAATATTGAGATGGACAATTGGGATTGTTTTTATTCCCCACGGACTGCAAAAAACACTAGGATGGTTTGATGGAATGGGATTCAAAAAAACAATGTCCTTTTTTACAGAAAATGTTCATCTTCCCGGGATGGTTGCTTTTACAGTGATTTTAATAGAATTTGTAGGTTCAATTTTGCTGTTGCTGGGTTTGGGAACGCGATTATGGGCACTGTCATTTATTGGATTATTAACCGGAATTATGCTGACCACTCATCTTGAAAACGGTTTTTTTATGAACTGGTTCGGAACTCAGAAAGGGGAAGGTTGTCAGTTTGATATTCTTGCAATCGGGATTGTTGTAACTTTGCTTATCGAAGGGGGAGGGAAATTGTCGGTTGATCAATGGATATCTCACAGGAATAATATGCATAAAGATTAATAATAAAATTCTAAATTATGAATCAGTCAAAACTGGAAAAATATCTGGAAAGAATTCATTATTCCGGAGAAACAAGAGTGGATATGGGTACCTTAAAGAAAATTCATCAGCTTCATCCTCAATATATTCCTTTTGAAAACATAGATCCTTATACGGGAATTGTTCCGTCTTTGAACTCAGATGATCTTTTTCAGAAATTGGTGATGGAATCGAGAGGTGGCTACTGTTATGAGCAGAATTTGCTTTTAAGTGAAGTTCTGAAATATATTGGATTTAAAGTTGAATTACAGCTGGGAAGGGTAGTTTGGAAAAGGGAAGTGGAGAGTATTGCCGCAAGAACGCATTTGCTGCTGATTGTAGAGATGGATGAGCAAAAATATCTTGTAGATTGTGGCTTTGGAACAGCAACACTTACAACTCCTTTACTTTTAAACGAAGAAGGCCCACAACAGACTCCGAATGGCTTGTTTATGATTTCAAGGATAGGTAATACTAATGCGCTTTGGACATGGAAAGAGAAATGGCTGCCGATATACCGGTTTGCTCTGGAACACGTAGATCCTGTAGATGTTGAAATTGCCAACTGGTATCTTTCTACACATCCGGAATCCAATTTTAAAAAGAATCTGATCCTTTCAAAAGTAGATGAGAAGGCAAGGTATACTTTCAGTAATCATCTGTTAAATATCCGATGGGGAGCCGGAGAAAAAGAATCCATTCCTATCGAAAATAACGAACAATTGTTTCAAATGCTGAAGGATACTTTCGGACTGAAAGAAAATGCTGTTGAGCTTTTAAAACAAAAAATAGAAAAGCAATAGTTGCCGATTTATTGCTGTTATAGAAAACGAAAGGAAGCCCTCTGACTTCCTTTCGTTTTTTTAAAAACTTAGATTCTTATGAAAAATTATGGATAAAGTGATTTAGTTCCGTTACTTACGATATTACTTCCCAATCCTGAAAAAGATACTGAGAAATTACTGGAATTGAAGCTTAAAGAACCGGTTGGCGTGCAAAGTCCAAGAGCATATTGGCATTGTCCATAAGCTCCTGTTCGTCTTAGGATTTTACTTTCACTTTTAGCTTTTCCAAGAGAAATATTCCCCCAGTCGCTTACGTCAGCATTGGAAACGCTGGACCCTGTGTAATAGATGGTGATCTGATATCCGATTTCTCCTCTTTTAGAACCCCAAAGCCATTTTGCTGTCCACCATTCCTTATACCATTTAGAAGCAACTTTTGCAGCTTGCCCCTCATCGGAAGTCTGAGTTGCTCCTCTTGTATCCATCATCACAAGGCCTCCAAAAATGTTATCCCAGATAATTCCTGAATCATTGTAAAAACATAGGGTAGTAAAGGCTCCGTTTTTACCGTTCCAGCTTACTTCCATGACATTGGTGCCCGGTTTTATTTCTTCAGTAATCGTTTCTGCCAATCCTTTTTGGGCTGTAGTCAAGTCGTCTTCGGTGTACAAATTGCCAATCTTTCCGATTTTTACGGTAGAAGGGTCCATGATGTTTCCAAAGGCAATAAACTGATCTTTATCGGCTACTAAATTTTTGGAAAGCTCAATTCCTTTCTGAGTAGATATCTTTCCGATGACACGGGTTCCGGTAAGTTGTAGCTCACCTTTTAGATACTTCTCAAGATTTTTCTGTGATTCATTAAGCTGGGTCTGTACGGTTTCCGGTACAATTGAAGAGATAGCAGTGGTCTCTTTTTGGAGATCAGCAGTAGATACTTTAGCCTGAATTGCCTCTTGTGCAGGCATTTCACTATTTTCATCTCGGCAGCTGTTAAGTGCCAATACTGAAAATACCGCTAAAATTTTAAAAGCAGTAATTAGTTTTTTCATAATAATATGATTTAGGTTGTGTGTAGTAAATATAATAAAATATTAAATAATTCTCAATATTTTGAATTAATTATTTGTTAATTATCTAGTGAGGTGGGGTATTGCTGTGGATTAAAGAAAGACATTGTGTGTCTATTGAATGTGACCGCTGAGTGAAGAGCCATGGACCAGGAATCAAGACAATTTTCCGTGTTCAAGGCTATAAATCTTAAAATTTGTTTAAAATTTTAATTTACAGTAAAATAAATGTATAATCTTTTGTAATTTTACATCATGGAATTAAGCATTGGAGAAATGGCATTGATTGCAATAGCAATCGTAGTATTATTCGGACCGGATAAATTGCCTCAGATTGCGCGCGACTTAGGTGCGGGCGTTAGAAAGATGCGTGGAGCAGTAGAAGACATCAAAACTGAGATTATGAAAGAGACAGATAACCCTGTGTCTGAGATCAAACGTGAAATTGAAAAGGTGAAAGATGCTGCCAAAGATTTCAATCCGATGAAAGATATTGAAAAGGATATTGTGACAGAGCCTTCTCCTTCTAACGAACCTCCAAAACCAAAACCTTCTGAAGACGAAACTTATGAAGGACCTGTAAGCAGATAACGATGGAGGAGATTATTCAGGAAGATAAAAAGGTATTTTTATATCTTAATAATTTGGGAGATTCATCTTTTGATCAGTTCTGGATGTTGATTTCCAGTACATGGATCTGGGTTCCTCTGTACATTATATTCCTTTATTTTTTATACAAAAATTATAAACTAAGATCTTTAGTTTTTATTCTTATATTTTTAGCTCTTGGTGCAACGGTTTCTGACCAGTTGGCCAGTGTTTTCAAGTATGGAGTGGCGAGGTTGAGGCCATGTCATGATCCTACTTTGGAACATCACATGAGAATTGTGAAATGCGGGGGACAGTTTGGGTTTTATTCGGCCCATGCTTCCAACACCTTCTTTTTAGCGGCTTTTTTAAGTATTTTATTAAAAGATAAACTAAAATGGTTTCCATATGCTATATTTGTATGGGCTATAGTGGTTTCCTACAGCCGTATATATTTAGGAGTGCATTTCCCGATAGATATTTTGGTGGGGGCGTTTGTTGGAACTTTATTGGGAGTGATATTTGGTGTACTCTCAAGAAAAGTCATCAACAAACAAAAAATAACCTCATGAAAAAAACTTTATTACTTGTAGTTTCCATTTGTTTCTCTTTTACCGGTCATGCCCAGGATAAAAAACGGGCAGAAGAATGTTTTAATAAGGCAGATTATAAATGTGCTGAAGAACAATATTCGAAACTGGCAGAGAAAGAACAAATTCAAAAATTTCAATCTGAATATTACAACAATCTGGGGACTGCTCAGCGAAGGCTGGGAAAATCGGCACTGGCTTTTAAATCCTATGAATCCGCTTTAAAGTCAAATCCGATGTCTGCTCCGGTCTATGCAAATCTGGCTTCATTACACAGTCAGAAAGGCAATAAGATAAAGGCATTGGAATATATTGAAAAAGGCCTTCAAATAGACGATAAAAATCCAGATTTCTATCTTACCCGTTCCAAAATTTATGACATTCAGGGAAAAAAGGATCTGGCCATGAAAGATCTTAACCAGATTCTTACTTTTGCACCCGATAATGCTTTTGCCAAAACGGGTTTAGCGAATCTTAAAAAAAACAGCGGTGATCTTGAAGGTGCTTTAAAAGATTACAATCAGCTTATCAGTGAGAAACCGGAATCATTACTGTACAATGGCCGGGCAGATGTATTTTTGAAAATGAAAAAATACAAGGAAGCTCTTACGGATATCAATAAATCAGTTTCTATTGATCCGAAATTTGCTCAGGCGTACGTAACAAAAGCACTGGTATTATTTGATACGGCAAAGCCCAAAGAAGCTTGTGAAAATCTTGATAAAGCTGTAAACTTAGGCTATGAAAAGGCTGTTTTGGAAAGTTACTACGCAAAATGTATAAAGAAATAATTTAATTATTACCCATAAGATTCCTTCTCTGTAAAACTAAATTCCGGGGAAGGATTTATCCTTAATTATAAAATTAGGGCTATGAGAAGCTCATGTTTTCAATGAATACCGAACTTAGCTTTTTAAAACCCGAAAAGAGAAATAGATGTTAAATATTGTTCTTGTAGAACCCGAAATCCCTAATAATACAGGGAATATCGGAAGATTATGTGTCGGAACCGAAAGTAGGCTGCACCTTATTCATCCTTTTGGATTTATTATTAATGATAAAAACCTGAAACGTTCCGGGCTGGATTATTGGGTACACCTTGATGTTACAGAATATGCAAATGTGGAAGAATGGGTAAAAATTATTCCGGATGTATCCCGTGTTTTCTTAATGAGCTCACATGCTGAAAAATCGTATTTGGAAAATGATTTTCAGGATGGCGACTGGCTTGTTTTCGGAAAGGAAAGTGTTGGCTTAAGTCAGGAGTTTCTGGCTCGTTTCGATCATCATTTAACAATTCCTATGTCCAAATTAATCAGAAGCTTTAATATTGCGAATTCTGTTGCTTTTGTAGTAGGAGAGGCAAAAAGGCAGATAGATTTACAACGGTCTTAGAAAAAAAATTAATCATTATGATACGGCTTCCCTTGCAGGATCTGATCTGCACGATAAAGCTGTTCTACAATAAAAAGACGAATCATCTGATGCGTAAATGTCATTTTGGATAGTGACATTTTTTCATTGGCTCTATTGTACATTTCTTCTGAAAAACCATAAGCACCGCCAATCAGAACGTGAACTTTTTTAACGGAAGAATTCATCCAGGTATCAATTTTCTGAGAAAATTCTCTGCTGGTAAATTGTTTTCCTTTTTCATCGAGAATCACTACCAGATCATTCTTGTCGATATGATTCAGAAATAATTTGGCTTCTTCTTTTTTGAGAAGATCAGGAGAAAGGTTCCTGGCATTTTTTACGTCAGGGATTTCTGTAATCTCAAAATTCCAGTGTTTGGGAAGTCGATTAAGGTAGTAATTAATTAAAGAAGTGATTTCCTTATCGTCTGTTTTGCCGATACAAAGTAAACTGATTCGCATTATAAGAAGTTTCAGGCGGCAAAGATACTGTTTTTTGCTCATTATATGGTTTGCTTACGAGTCTTCTGTTGATCAGTCATGATGGAGCTGTTTCAAGTGCGGGAAGTAATATTTTATTTAAAGTATCTTAAGTATTCTGCGGATTAATGTAGAAGCAATAGCCCTATAAATCGGAAAATATAGGATTTTATTTTGTATGAAGGAGCAGGGCTGCATTCTGTGTAATTCACCTTGAGTAGAAGGAAAGGGAAAATGTTTATATTTGTAGATAGAGAGACTTAAAATATTTGAAAAAGGGATTTGAAAATCGCAATTCTTTAAGTATTTTTAATTCTTCCTGTTAATTGTGAAATGACAAATCATAAATGAGTATAAAAGTTCCCAGATTTATCCGGAAAATTCAAGAATTTTTTGACAACATACATATTCCTGTTTTAGGAATATCGCTTTGGCAGATGTTTCAGATTTATATTTCAGGAATTTTTAAAGGAAAAATAGGACGAAAGGCGGCTGCTATTTCCTGGAGCTTCACCATGAGTTTATTTCCTTTTATCTTGTTCTTGCTTTCGGTTTTACCCTATATGCCGCATTATGATAAACTGCAATTTTACATATTTGACGTGTTGATGCATAATGTGTTTCCTTCCAATATGGAAAGCGATGTACGAGGCTATATCGAGCACAATATCATTCCCAATATGAAAGGGAT is part of the Chryseobacterium lactis genome and encodes:
- a CDS encoding TCR/Tet family MFS transporter; its protein translation is MENSKKKAAIGFIFITLLIDITGWGIIIPVVPKLIEELIHADISEAAKYGGWLGFAYAFTQFIFSPLVGNLSDKYGRRPVILISLFGFAVDYIFLALAPTIWWLFLGRIIAGITGASVTTASAYIADISTDEDRAKNFGLIGAAFGLGFIIGPVLGGVLGHYGARVPFYAAAGLCLLNFLYGYFILPESLDKDKRREFDWKRANPIGSFKFLGKHPEISGLIASLILIYIAGHAVQSNWSFFTMYKFNWTERMVGISLGVVGLLVGLVQGGLIRWTTPRLGEQKSIYYGLALYAVGMLLFAFASEGWMMFVFLIPYCLGGICGPALQSVITKSVPSNEQGELQGALTSLMSATSIIGPPMMTNLFYFFTHDEAPFKFSGAPFFLAFILMAISVIVTYSAFHKKKKEIKEL
- a CDS encoding arylamine N-acetyltransferase family protein — translated: MNQSKLEKYLERIHYSGETRVDMGTLKKIHQLHPQYIPFENIDPYTGIVPSLNSDDLFQKLVMESRGGYCYEQNLLLSEVLKYIGFKVELQLGRVVWKREVESIAARTHLLLIVEMDEQKYLVDCGFGTATLTTPLLLNEEGPQQTPNGLFMISRIGNTNALWTWKEKWLPIYRFALEHVDPVDVEIANWYLSTHPESNFKKNLILSKVDEKARYTFSNHLLNIRWGAGEKESIPIENNEQLFQMLKDTFGLKENAVELLKQKIEKQ
- a CDS encoding 23S rRNA (pseudouridine(1915)-N(3))-methyltransferase RlmH, translating into MRISLLCIGKTDDKEITSLINYYLNRLPKHWNFEITEIPDVKNARNLSPDLLKKEEAKLFLNHIDKNDLVVILDEKGKQFTSREFSQKIDTWMNSSVKKVHVLIGGAYGFSEEMYNRANEKMSLSKMTFTHQMIRLFIVEQLYRADQILQGKPYHND
- a CDS encoding tRNA (cytidine(34)-2'-O)-methyltransferase; this encodes MLNIVLVEPEIPNNTGNIGRLCVGTESRLHLIHPFGFIINDKNLKRSGLDYWVHLDVTEYANVEEWVKIIPDVSRVFLMSSHAEKSYLENDFQDGDWLVFGKESVGLSQEFLARFDHHLTIPMSKLIRSFNIANSVAFVVGEAKRQIDLQRS
- a CDS encoding DoxX family protein, encoding MKKFIFKTNNSWTGTILRWTIGIVFIPHGLQKTLGWFDGMGFKKTMSFFTENVHLPGMVAFTVILIEFVGSILLLLGLGTRLWALSFIGLLTGIMLTTHLENGFFMNWFGTQKGEGCQFDILAIGIVVTLLIEGGGKLSVDQWISHRNNMHKD
- a CDS encoding tetratricopeptide repeat protein, producing the protein MKKTLLLVVSICFSFTGHAQDKKRAEECFNKADYKCAEEQYSKLAEKEQIQKFQSEYYNNLGTAQRRLGKSALAFKSYESALKSNPMSAPVYANLASLHSQKGNKIKALEYIEKGLQIDDKNPDFYLTRSKIYDIQGKKDLAMKDLNQILTFAPDNAFAKTGLANLKKNSGDLEGALKDYNQLISEKPESLLYNGRADVFLKMKKYKEALTDINKSVSIDPKFAQAYVTKALVLFDTAKPKEACENLDKAVNLGYEKAVLESYYAKCIKK
- a CDS encoding helix-turn-helix domain-containing protein; translated protein: MNRIPQYKPDEFNPILNVDWAGKSIIKKGLNEFFIEPLNVLKEAETPSQPHRKTVTDFVFIKKGSLEKMVCSDVFTVQESMVILLPPYKIRTFLRNTPDIEGFYCHFSDEFIAEGPGLKYLQDILNYMDIWNNPTLYLDDTLQKRIGVILQQMESLYETDDNPELLRLYLFTLLGEVRYHVEKLPKQNLSINETVVFRFRKLITTQIQNIHSVKEFADLLHISPNHLNKSIKKVTGKTASEIINEALLMEAKALLSLPQYTVSEVAFTLGVEDMSYFSRFFKKHTGISPSEYRKRIDLSY
- a CDS encoding Sec-independent protein translocase subunit TatA/TatB produces the protein MELSIGEMALIAIAIVVLFGPDKLPQIARDLGAGVRKMRGAVEDIKTEIMKETDNPVSEIKREIEKVKDAAKDFNPMKDIEKDIVTEPSPSNEPPKPKPSEDETYEGPVSR
- a CDS encoding phosphatase PAP2 family protein; this encodes MEEIIQEDKKVFLYLNNLGDSSFDQFWMLISSTWIWVPLYIIFLYFLYKNYKLRSLVFILIFLALGATVSDQLASVFKYGVARLRPCHDPTLEHHMRIVKCGGQFGFYSAHASNTFFLAAFLSILLKDKLKWFPYAIFVWAIVVSYSRIYLGVHFPIDILVGAFVGTLLGVIFGVLSRKVINKQKITS